Genomic DNA from Hordeum vulgare subsp. vulgare chromosome 2H, MorexV3_pseudomolecules_assembly, whole genome shotgun sequence:
ACAAAGTAGCTATCAGGAAGCTAGCTAGACCGTGTGCATTTCACGATCCTGATGAATCTGCGCAGTTTTTATTCAAGTTTGACCTACTTATTTAGAGACTGATAATATGAATAtgcaaagttttcagaaggcgacCCCTGCACCGTCGGCCGTGGGCTTGTACCCGGAGTCATGAGCCGTCTTGTCCGACGGCGGCATATCGCTGAACACCATCCCGCCGAAGCCTCCGCCGAGAAGCCCCGCGCCGAGCCCCAGCGCGAAGCTGCCGTTCCTTACGTAGTTCTTCTGTGCCGGCGAAGCAGCGGCCGCGCCACAGCCTGCAGCTGGCTTGGGCGCCGGTGGCATGCGAGCACACGCCTGAGGATAGTAATGCCATGGCGGAAGCTCGTACCCCATGACCGCGCCGTCGTCCCAGCACAACTCTTTGTCCTGATGGGGCAGCGGCGCCATCACGGGGCCGAAGCGGTACGCCACGGTGAGCATGCCCCGGTGCTCGGTGCAGTGCACCTTCCGGACCGGATACGACGCGCAGCGCGGCGTCGGGCCGGTGCCGCCGACGCAGGCGCAGGCGAGCAGGTCGGCGAGAGGGATGAACA
This window encodes:
- the LOC123429482 gene encoding protein SRC2-like, whose protein sequence is MAHRVLELTLVSGHSLMDVNVFSRMEVYAITSVLGDPRTRQRSKTDRDGARHPTWDDTFLFAVPPTAAKASAAGAYLHVLLRTERLFGFDDVGEVFIPLADLLACACVGGTGPTPRCASYPVRKVHCTEHRGMLTVAYRFGPVMAPLPHQDKELCWDDGAVMGYELPPWHYYPQACARMPPAPKPAAGCGAAAASPAQKNYVRNGSFALGLGAGLLGGGFGGMVFSDMPPSDKTAHDSGYKPTADGAGVAF